In the genome of Raphanus sativus cultivar WK10039 chromosome 9, ASM80110v3, whole genome shotgun sequence, the window TTAATGTGACTATTATGCTTATATGTGATTatgattatgtgtgtttattcttatcaacatataaaaattggttATGTTGTTGTAGTTTATGCtactatgaaatttaaatcaaagTGAACGACTTTCCAATGGATTGTTGTAGGTCATGCTATTaaggaatttaaataaaaaagaaagacttTTCAATAGAATAATGTTATGAATAACTCGCCTATACAACATGaatattgaagctgaaatcCTAACCAGAAGTTAtgtggaaaaacagatttgtatTCCTAGAATAAGTCTCATACCGACATATGCAAGATGACCTTTCAAAATGAAAAGACTTCAATTTTCTATAAGAGTGTTCTATAAAATGACTATCAACCAGAGTTAAGGTCAAAGCTTAAAAAGTTGGTCTATTTGTCAAGTCCAGTCTTACAATTATATGTCGCACTATCAAGAGTCACTACAACTGGAGaacttcaaatttttaaaacatagcgACAATagtgttttacaaaatattgtatatagaaaAGATGTTAAAGTCACATCATGAATAtcaaagtaaataaatttgatgttttatctagAAATATATTCGATATTTAGTTAACTATCGATAAAACATATTGACTGgtgttatgtaatattaatatttttaattgtgtcgTTTTTAGTTTGTCTTacacaatataaacaatatagagagttcacagttatatatatttcaattaactatagctaatattattttgaaaaataataaaaagtgaagtatctattaaaaataaaaatatcaatgtactatttaaaataccattattattaaaatagaatatcaattaaaatttatgtaagaaaacagattattgttattaaaatatcaccatatatactaaaaattcaAGTACTAACGTGAGAATAATATTTCTAATCTTTTTATGTGTTCGtgaattaaaacatcaaataaaattcGTGTAACACACGGATCCATATCTAGGAAAGAAAAGAAGGTTTCCTTCTCTTATGTGCGTCCACATAGGAATTCAGCATGGAAACTCGACTCACACAGTGTCGACACGTGTTGCCTGAAGCCAATCCGCACCGTTTGCACTAAATTATTGTCATTGTGGGCTTTGTTCGGGATTGATATATTGTCTGGCCCAAATAAGAAAAAGGTGAGGTTACTACCGAAGAGGTGAAGATAATATTCTTTCTTAAACACATAATTCTTCCACCGACTATAAATCAAATAGATGTAACGTATTCAATATTCATCGTCATGAAATCTTatcattaatttaataataatccATCCAGTGTAACACAGTTGGTGctaagttaataataataaagcaGAAGTACAAAATTTAAGAAGTAAGAACGATAACCTactcagtgtcgatcgatataatGAAGTTACAATCGATCGATGTTGATGAAGTGTTGTCGAGTGATATCGACATGGTCGCATTGGTCGATGGCTAACATACATtcgacacaatgaagagacaaACGATATGTGGATATGAagtgatgtcgatcgatatcgacaTAGTATCATTGGTCGATGTGCTGAGCAACCGTCTACTTGGAtctatttctgttttttttttaaactaaaacacaatatcagTAGAACCTCCCTCAGACTTAAATAACACTATAATGGTGTTATCCAGTCAGAGATTGGTGGAGAAATAAATCATGAGTactcaatttaacaagttaTAACGATACACCTGACCAGATTAAGTGTTGATCAATGGAAAAGAGTTACCATCGGTCGATGCAAGTGAtgtactgtcgatcgatatcgacaTGTTCTAATCGGTCGATTATCATGGAAATCGTCTACTCGGATCCCTATTCTAAATAGctaacttaaatatattattaggaCTACCTCTCCTAGACTTAAACAACATTGTTACCAATGTCATACAGCCTAAGGTAGGTGGgagaataaatcataaggacaatATTTAACAAGGAAAAACAATATACCTTAATAAGATGTGAATGTTGAACAACACAATTAAGTGGCGATCAATATTCTTAATGCTCTATCGAtcaacacagttaagtggctAACGATACTCTGTCGACCGATGATGCGCAGTCAGCAGTCGATATTGGTCTATCAACCCTTCTTCCTTGGATCTTCTCTTATAACCTAACATAGATAAAACACTAAAAGTCTAAAAAGTTAGTAATAGATAACTAATAAAACCAATtaactatattttctttttcgatGAACAGTGATCCTGCTACAGTAACTCTGAACAGTAATCTCAGCTACAGTGACTATGAACAGTAATCGTAGCTACAGTGACTCCActacagtatcgatcgattttcATGCTACAGTATTGTCACATCCCGGGCCCTGGGCCAATTGTTAATGACGAGCCCCGTGATGTTATGGCCCATGTAGACAAAACCCTAGGGTTTTCCCCTTCCTCTTCTATAAAAAGGAGGCAGCCCTTAGGTATTTCTCTACAGAGAGAAAACACAGCGGAGCCCTGCCCAACTGAAGAGAGAGCAGCCGTCGACAGAGAAGAAGCCATCGGAGCCACCGCGAGTCACCGGAGCACCGCCGGCAACCGTGTAATACCACCGGAGAGGAGATCTCGCCGTGTTTCAGTCCCTTCTCGCCGTTTCCTTGAGTCTTCTGCTCTTTTTCTTCTAGATCCAGCAACTAGTAAGGATCTGGTTCATGAGGATCCGTAGGACTCAGATCTACATCCGTTCTTATCTCATCTCTCAGATCTAGGCTAAGGTGAGGGCTTGTTGCAATCTCTATCTCCTCCTATCATTATCTCATCATGGTCGAAGTGTTTAGGTTGATCATTCATCCTTATGTGTTGATTCCTATagatctataaatatatatacttatacatATGACATCTATATTGACTCTTGATGTGTGAAAGACATAGATCTATTATGTTTGAGGATTGCTTGTATATGATGATTGTATTGATTGGGGTTATGGTATATGAGAaggatatatatacatataatggGAAGATGTAAGGGAGTTAGAGAAAGGTTTAAGACCTATGAGTTATAGAAAGGCTAAAGGCCTATGTTTGCCGGTGTAACATGGTGGAATGATGTATAAGTATGTCTCGGGCGTTACATCGTTTCTTGTTGGATCATGTGGCAATCGCGTGAGTTGGCATGATTCATCGCCGGAGTGGGCAAGCGGCGTGCCTGTATGTGAAGTAACATAGTAGCGTGATGTCGTGGAGACAACGTGAAACGTATGAACATGGTGGCGAATCAAGCGTGAACCGGTGTCGGTAACTTGATTACGTGAAGGCGTGAGAAGCGTGATGTCGTGGAGACAACGTGTTATGAAAGTTCTCACGCGACAACATGAGGAACGCGGGGACCGAATGAGGTGGCATGGTCTCATATTGGCACCGTCGGGGTTTGTCCTCGTTTCTTGTTGATTGCTTATATTTGACTGGATGTTTAAGTTAGATACTTATGATATGTTGTGTGATGATTGTTGGTGATTGATTTCGGGGCTCCTAGAGCTTCCCTAACTGAGTATTTGTCGAAATACTCAGCCcctcctttttcttttcaggtGAGTTCAATGGAGTGCAGGAGTAGTTGTCTCGGTGCAGTGCTGGATTTCGGGATGTGGGGTTTTCtttaagttatttcattttaagACTTGGCGATTTGGTTTTAAGTGTTTCCTATTTATTTTAGTACGGTTTTGTAAGACATTTGGATTCGATCCTTGGGAATGAGATTTGCATTGGCCTTTTAAGTGTTTCTTGTTAGTGAAGGCAATGTGAATTCATGCTGTCTCGGTTAAGCGAGAACAGGGTATGACAAGTATCCACAGATGTTGTTTCTACAGTGTCGCTCGATGATCGTGCTACAGTGCGTTGCTGCAGTAACGTCGTTactgttcatcttttttttttcctgaaaccTTAGAAAACAGAATATCtgtaataaatgaaaataaaaataaatttatggaTAGTACCGTGATGAACAGTAcctcgatgaacagtgtcgatcgattctggatgaacagtatcgatcgattttgGGTGAATAGTAGCCGGATGAATAGTGCGATGAACAGTAGCCGGATGAATAGTGGATGAACAGTTTTTTTTCAGTTGGTTGGCTCTATCGATCACCGCTTCTTGTAGGTTATCGATCGATTGATGGTGTGCTTTATCGATCGATTTCTGGTGTAcgctatcgatcgatgctgcttgGAGGGTGTCGAACGATACATCCCTCTTAAACTTACGGATCGTGCATAAACTAGCAGGCTCCTTCCTTGAACGACCTAGAAAAAGAAGATGCCTTCATAGGTAATTTTTTCAGTGAAGATGTATGTacctagaaaaaaaaactcataaaattttttcttcttttcaggtacatacaTCTCAGTACCAGGAAGCAATGAAGGCATGATAAACTAGCAGGCTCCTTCCTTCATTGCTTCCTGGTACTGAGATGTATGTAcctgaaaaataagaaaaaaaattatgagtttttttttcgaaaagTAACAAAATCTAGACTAAATCTAACTAAACAAGATCTAATCGcgtcaaagctccccggcaacggcgccaaatttgatatcactcaaatttccccaaggagtgaattactctcataAAAAAAGGttcaattgtagtacttagggatcgaatccacaaggagctaaggaaCCAAATAAATCTAATAGTTAtatgattaagctaggctaataagtttataatgcaataaataaataagtaagcAGTGAACAAGATGAACAAGataattgttcagcttggcaacgagttgtttgatggaaggatggttgttagatctagggtttctatccAGGTaattgatgtcttgcatatttgcattgttttaaccattcattcataagcatttgcatcatatagattaggatttagacatgtttaggttgcatttggcatacatatgtctctatcaggtattggaacaccacatggagttcttggagacatttggaagcaatgtgatcaaaaagggggtgaaagatgagcatggatggaggccttagagaaatcttctgttgctaagattttgtggagacacaggaaattgagttagctttctaatggaagtggtttcaagtcatttggagatgcaatggaggagttatgattatttactagaggcatatccatcatGGCCGAGAACCGTAGAgtgacctctcagagcgacccccaaggtcgctcccaaccagagcgacctacctaagtcgctcgcgttTTTATttcccggagacacaaaaatggaggctggagcgacctctcagagcaaccccccccccccaaggtcgctcccaaacccagagcgacctcctggagtgaccctctgaagtcgctccgcgttatctgctacacgattttattatttttcaaggatctttttgcaattgttgtgcacgttttttgcacttggaaaacctaatATTTAAGAActactagaccttgacccgtccgaccggacgggtgtttattttatatttttagttttttttgtttatattaaatgatgaatttacgatattttaaacataaattttagactaaaaataatttttggtagtaacaataaaaagttaaaattaaaaatttaattaaatattcagatataaaatttaaattttctaactaaaataatataaaagcgggtcatattttttttaattctaaaatcttagcatctcttataaacaaataaaataaatttataaaaatataaaatatataaacatatttagaactataatttctattaaaataaatttattaaagaaaataatcttgcgctgttgttatttatttatagattcgaCCCGTAactatataaacattttttcacTTTAATGTTTTCTCTGtactaatgatataatatatatatatatatatatatatatatgtagattaaactctataacattattgttaatattacatttttaaaaatatttttttttatttattatgttaaataattatattttatgattttaattgtctattatatcacagtatatcatataaacaaatccaatatttataactaattgaacttatattttgaaaccattatactaataatatatgaataaattattttatattatatttatatgttatataaattgattatgttatgtgattttaatatttaataagttaatacaaaatatatagagaaatcgattttggttaatatatgattaaggaaatttattatttaaattagaaaaatattaaatgttaaatctattatttaaattcaaattaggaaaatacatttatcaatcagaaaagacaacaataatTAAGGAATCTAAATGagaaaagacaacaataattttggaaaacacattaaataaactgaaaaagacaagcattaaaataggaaacttaGTTAATTCTCAAtggcatgccattgtaaataaaactgaaaattaagggGTATTTTTTATTGggtacttttcttttaataagatagatgtagccaccatttggcagaggatctttgatctattggaagaacacaaaactctcaagaaaagttcatctcttttggattttgatttgttatgttcttgtgtttctgttgatttcttatctatttctctacatgattaatcttaaatccaccatgggtttaagagaaatcatggagattagtgagtaatcacttTTGAATTCAtaggttagggagattaagagtgattaggctagttctaggatgttttagtgtagatcattcttgttccttgctagtagagtattcataatgcatcttttgagttagCTACTTAAAAGTTGATCATTAGGCTTTTCCcatccaaaaggtgtttgatgaaatgtctgatacaactctcctaagcttttagtgtactttgccaaagacatttattgttaaagatgctaagatagctattagacttgttcttAATGATTGTTTTCAcattattcaaccaaagacatttgatgtttgagatgtgttagcaaatgagcattcatctagacatagagcttgcttagaattgtgtttaggcttaggttgatagtttgattgatcatttgcatttcttagttcgaaacttgatcacccaaggtcaaATTCCCTacacccatgagttctcttttccATTAGTTAAGAAAGTATAATTCTTTTATTGCAGTCAATCATTAgtagtaatttaaaatcattcaaatctctggttgcacttagattaaatAGGCACTTGCATTCTCATTGCTTTAAATCCCTTAgaattggttcgacaacttacttccactttactatcatttgacttaggagcctcaaaactcctaacatcaaattggcgccgttgccaaatttaTGAGTAGATttaaacattgagatttagtagcttgtttgagactaagtcatttttattttcgcTGGTTACTGATTCTTTTTCTTCACCTACTTTTGATTTACAGGTGTATGCACTTGAGAAGCAAGGGTCCAACAAACCCAGTTCCAAGAGCAGAAGACAttagagctttagagagagagtgtgctagaaagagaagacaagaagagcaGCTAGCTCACACACAGGGGTTGAACATTGACATGGCTGACCCACAACCACCAGCTCGCCCCATTAGTGCTTATGACCACCCGACCAACAACGGTCAACTGTTAGGAAtcagagcaccagctgtggcagcaaacaactttgagatcaagtcaggattGCTGAACCAGATTGAGaacaacaagtttcatggcctgGCTGCAGAGAACCCATTCGACCACTTGGACAGCTTTGATAGATTCTGTGGCCTATCCAAAACCAATGGTGTATCAGAGGATGCTTTCAAGCTCAagcttttctctttttctttgggGGACAAGGCACGTCAGAGGGAGAAGTTTCTGCTAAGCAGCTCCATCATCACTTGGGATGACTGCAAGAATGCTTTCTTAGAAAAGTTCTTCTCTACTTCTAAGACAGCTGACTACAGGAATGAGATATCTGGTTTcaaacagaagaacttggaaggattcagtgaagcatgGGAGAGGTTCAATGGCTACCTAGCTCAGTGTCCACACCATGGTTTCAACAAGGGAAGTTTGCTCAGTACATTCTATAGAGGTGCTCTCCCTGAGTACAGAGCCAGATTGGATACTGCAAGCAATGGGAACTTCTTGGACAGAACTGAGAGAGAAGCAGCGCagctggttgacaacatggttaagagtgatgcagtctacagtggagatcATGACAGAGCCAATAGGACAGATGACAAGCAAACAAGAAGGGAGTTGAAAGCTCTACAGGATAAGATTGACATCCTCATTGCTAATAAAGCTACTCAAGAGCAGGTTCACTTTGTTGGTAACCCACAGCAAGAGACACCACCTACTGTCAATGAAATTGAAAGTTTGGAAGGCCAAGAGGAACTGTGCTTCATTAATagcaatggtagctggtacaaaaaggagcccaactttcagtacaacaactaccagcaGAAATCATATCCCAACAACCaacagagtggttatcagcctagAAACAACCAGCAAGGCAGCTATCAGTCTCAACAAAACCCTTCAATTGGTTCCTCTGCTCCTCAAGAGAGCAacactgatgccttactgaagCAAATCTtagagtctcagactagaagtgagaagcatgtaggttatgagttgaagaaccttcactccaagattgatgggagctacactGATCTGAACAACAAATTCTCACACCTTGCTTCTACAGTCAAGACTTtagagaatcagtttgcttctgTGGCTTCCACCTCCAAGCAGCCAATGGGAACTCTACcagggaaaccagaccagaaTCCCACAAAGTACTGCAATGTTACCctctctactacttcttcagagaTTGAGCTGAATGAGCACAAG includes:
- the LOC108824933 gene encoding uncharacterized protein LOC108824933, with product MHLRSKGPTNPVPRAEDIRALERECARKRRQEEQLAHTQGLNIDMADPQPPARPISAYDHPTNNGQLLGIRAPAVAANNFEIKSGLLNQIENNKFHGLAAENPFDHLDSFDRFCGLSKTNGVSEDAFKLKLFSFSLGDKARQREKFLLSSSIITWDDCKNAFLEKFFSTSKTADYRNEISGFKQKNLEGFSEAWERFNGYLAQCPHHGFNKGSLLSTFYRGALPEYRARLDTASNGNFLDRTEREAAQLVDNMVKSDAVYSGDHDRANRTDDKQTRRELKALQDKIDILIANKATQEQVHFVGNPQQETPPTVNEIESLEGQEELCFINSNVKTLENQFASVASTSKQPMGTLPGKPDQNPTKYCNVTLSTTSSEIELNEHKKEVDEIEKLVFGTDIGQVEQQIVTTSGAKIVEKVYKLVAAKVVKRDGHKRVLTKAQKKVISKFRKDLSDVGVKLPEISGMREARVQMMLIEDILTHKDKVAELLDIFTLQLDPQVPPKSLSKQEHQGMFTLSCSLGKLTFDDALVDSGASVNVISIEMVKTLGTESMEPIRSLLQFGDSSSTTPIGLIKDFPMKIGACTIPVDLTVLKMATAKRFPLILGTPFLTTVGACIDFDNKKVTLLKVNKAVSYPLQPLEMKSVYCGTITCEASSIEKPKAEVLS